In Eucalyptus grandis isolate ANBG69807.140 chromosome 4, ASM1654582v1, whole genome shotgun sequence, the following proteins share a genomic window:
- the LOC120292525 gene encoding polyubiquitin-like — translation MATLVATSGSDPNGHIAIITRGSQPRYCIIRNKAHQPPASCSSPGVLRTQIHVKTLTGKTVIIEVESSETVPNVKVKIQDREGIPMDQQKLFAGKELKNNIRTLAKYDIHSESMLYLHLCRKSKRKGMWHFLALARWLLR, via the exons ATGGCGACACTTGTCGCCACCTCCGGCAGCGATCCCAACGGCCACATTGCAATCATCACCAGAGGCAG TCAACCTCGCTACTGCATTATAAGAAACAAGGCCCACCAGCCCCCTGCTTCTTGTTCTTCCCCCGGTGTTCTTCGG ACACAGATCCACGTGAAGACCCTGACGGGCAAGACCGTCATCATCGAAGTGGAGAGCTCGGAGACGGTCCCCAACGTGAAGGTCAAAATACAGGACCGAGAAGGCATTCCCATGGATCAGCAGAAGCTCTTCGCAGGCAAGGAGCTCAAGAACAACATCCGGACGCTCGCCAAGTATGACATTCACAGTGAGTCCATGCTCTACCTCCATCTCTGTCGAAAGTCCAAGAGGAAAGGTATGTGGCATTTTCTTGCTTTGGCGCGGTGGCTTCTGAGGTGA